CACGAGAAGTACGACGAGATGGCCACCTTCCCAATCGGGAGGTGGCCATTCTCGTGTTCTACCTCATTTGGGTCGATTTCGTCCGGACCGCGAGGGCCGGTTGGGCGCCGTACGACGAGCAGGCGCGTCCCGCGGTAGCCTTGCCGTGGTTATCGCCGGACTGAGGAGACCCGTCCATGCTTGAGTCCACCCCGACCATCTATCGCGCTCGCCAGATCATTGCGCAGACCACCCGCGGGCCGGAACCGGACGCGTTCGCGGTCACCGCTGAGCAGATCGTGGCAACTGGAACCGTCGCCGAACTCGCCGACCGTTATCCGGCCGCCGAGATCGTCGACTTCGGTGACACGGTGATCGTGCCCGGATTCCACGACGCCCACGCGCACCTGGCGATGACCGCGGAGGATGTGCTGCACCTCGACCTGTCGCATCAAGCCGTCGCCACTGTCGACGGCCTGCTCGCCGCGATCGCGCGCGAGGCGGCACAGACGCCGGCGGGCCAGTGGATCCGGGGCAGCCGGTACGACGACCAAAAAACCGGCGCACTGAGCCGTGACGCGCTCGACAAGGTCGCGCCCGACCATCCGGTACTCGTGACGCAAGTCGCCGCACACTGGGGCGTGGTCAACTCCGCGGCGCTGGCCCGTCTCGGTATCGACGAGTCCACCGCGGACCCGGAGGGCGGCTCGTATGACCGTTTCCCGGACGGGCGTCTCAACGGACGACTGGTCGAGCGTGCGTTGATGAATGTCGCGTTGCCGGCGGATGCGAACGTCGGGTCGAATATCCCTGCCAGCAGTCCGCTGGACTTGCAGCGCGGGGTTGTTCGTGCTTCACAGGCTTGGAATGCGGCCGGTCTGACGTCGGTGTGCGACGCGCTGGTCAGGCCGGACGACATCGCGATGTTCTCCGCGGTGCGATCTGCCGGTGAGTTGACGCTGCGGCTGGGCATGCTGGTCACGATCGAGCATTACGACAAGGTGGCCGCACTTGGGCTCGCGAGCGGGTTCGGTGACGACTGGCTGCGACTTATCGGCATCAAGATGTTCGTCGATGGTGCGATCGGAGGACGCACCTGTCTGCTGTCCGAGCCGTTCCGGGACGGAAGCGGTACGCCGGTCCAAACCACGCCGACCAATAAACTGATGGCCGACGTCGCGCGCGTGCACGATGCCGGCATGCGCGTCGGCGTACACGCTAATGGTGACGCGGCGATCCGGATCGTGCTCGACGCCGTGGAGGCGGCGCAGAAGGCGACACCGCGTCCGGGCCTGCGGCACCGGATCGAACACTGCTCGCTGATTGACGATGAGATCCTGGCGCGGATGAAGGCCCTCGAGATGATCGCCGTCCCGTTTGCCGGTTATGCGGCGTACCACGGTGGCGCGCTGAATGCCTGGTACGGCGAGGATCGAGTGGACCGGATGTTCGCGCACCGATCGTTCCTCGACGCCGGAGTAACGGTCGCGGCCTCATCGGACTACCCCTGCGGGCCGATCGAACCGCTGCTCGGACTGCAGTCGCTCGTCACCCGTGCGGGCGCCGACGACGGCGTCGTGGTCGGTGAGAAGCAGCGGATCAGTGCCGCCGAGGCGCTGCGGGTGTTCACGCTGGAGTCGGCGGAGGCGTGCGGCGACGCAGGACGTAAGGGCCGGATCGAACCCGGCTACCTCGCCGACTTCGTCGTACTCGACGACAATCCGCTGACCGCCGACCCGGCCGGCATCTCGTCGATCGGAGTGCGGGCGACGTACGTCGGCGGCCGGGCCGTCTACACCGCTTGAGCTACTAGCGGTTCTTCCAGACCGGTGGGCGTTTTTCGGCGAACGCTTTCGGTCCTTCGAGGTAGTCCTCGGTGGTCATCAAGTCGTCCATGTACGCCGCTGGGGCAGCCATCGCGGCGGCTTCGGACGGATACTCATCGGCCTCGGCCATGACGCGCATCGATATGCGCACGGATGTGGGCGACACCGCCAGAATCTCCTCAGCGATTTCTCGCGCGCCTTGGACCGCCGCGCCCGCCGGCATGACCCGATTGACCAGACCGAGGCGCAACGCATCGGCAGCGAGGATCGCGCGACCGGTCAGGATGTGCTCGGCCGCGACCTTCTTCGGGATCTGACGCGGAAGGCGCACTAGTCCGCCGGCAGCGGCTACCAAGCCCACGCGTACTTCGCTCAAGGCAAAGGACGCGGTCTCGTCCGCGACCACGATGTCGCAGGCGAGCGCCATCTCGGTGCCGCCGCCCATCGCGAACCCATTGACCGCGGCGATGACCGGCTTGGTCCGGGCCCGCGCCGTGATCCCGCCGAATCCGGTCAGCGGCAGCCACCGCTCGTTGCCGGCCGCGGTGTACTTCAAGTCGTTGCCGGACGAGAACGCCGCCGTACCGGCGCCGGTCAAGATCGCCACCCACAGGTCAGGGTCGGCCTCGAACGCGTCCCAGATCTCGGCCAGTTCGTCGCTGGCCATGGGATGCAGGCTGTTGCGCACCTCGGGGCGGTTGATCGTCACCTGCAGCAGATGACCGTCACGCTCGACAATCGCATACTCATAGGATTCGCGGAATGCCGGCGTACGCCGGGGAAGCAGCTGCTCGATCCGTTCCTCGGTGAACGCAAAACGGTTGCCGCGGCTGGTGTGCCGGACGAAGACCTTCTTGCCGAGCGCATCGTCGGCGACGACCTGCGCAACGGTGTCACTGTCACCCGCGTCGGTCCGGGCAAGGAACCGATTCCCGCCGGCGGTCCGGCCGACCACCACCGCGAAGTCCGGCCCTGTTTTGGAGTACACGACCGTGTAGGTCTCGATGGTGGCCCAGCCGTCCGGCCTCTCCTCCCGTGCGGGCGCATCCCAGCCGTCGACCACTTTCTGAAGGCGCGCATTGTCGGAGGCGACGAACTCGGCCGGTTTGCTGGAGTAGATGCCTACGGCGTACTTCGACAGGTAGCCGCCGTTCGCGCCGACGAACCCATACGACCCGGGGTCCTGCCTCGTCCGCTCGACGGCCGTGCAGATCGCGTGCATCGAGTAGTTGTTGCCGGGGCCACCGAAGTACGGAAGGCCACCGGTGAGCGTAAGCCCGCGCGGGTCGTCGGCGCTCAGCCCCAGGCCGTCGATAGCGACGCTGGACACGGCGACCGGGAAGCAGCTGTAGAAGTCGAAGTAGGTCACCTCATCGATGGTGATCCCGCTCTGCCGCAGCGCTTCCTCGCAAGCAAGCACGGCGGCGGGGTAGCGGCCGAGGTCCTGTCGCTGCATAAGCTCGCGTTCGGCAACGGCAGCGTGGCCGTGCAGATAGATCCACTGACTTTCGGCGATACCCAGTTCGCGTGCGGTGCCCACTGTCGTGAGTACGACGGCCGCGCCCTGGTTGACCTGATCTCGTGCGACAAGGCGCAGCGGGTACGGCGAGGCGATCATCCGGTTGCGCTCGCCAACAGTGGTGAGCTCGTTCGGCGTACTTGCGGTGACGTCCGACGACGAATACGGGTTCGCGGCCGCGACCTCGGTGAACGGCGCGAACAGCCGCCCCATCTCAGCGAGGTACTCATCGGGTGCCTGGCCGAGTCGTCCGCGGCGCGCGGTCTCGCACAGCGCGTAACTTGGCGGCGCGCCGACCACGCCGTGACTCATGTTGTAGCGGTACGCCAGTCCGGTCATGCCCATGCCGCGGTTCTCGACGCTACCTTCGACGGTCTCGGACCAGTCGGCGCTCTCCCCGGACTTCTGAAGCCAGCGCGCTGTGGAGATGTTCTCCCCGCCAGCGAGCAGCACCATCCGGAACTCTCCGGTGGAGAGTCGTTCCGCGAACTCGGTCACGAGCTGCTGCGGGGTATTGCCGCCCGCCTTCTCCAAGACCGCGACGCGCGGGGCGATGCCGAGTCGACTCGCCACGGAACGGGGAAAATTGTCGGTCTTGCCGAACGGCTGCGCTCGTCTCGGCGTCGAGTCTTCGAACGTGCGGGTGGTCGCGATGGCGTCGACGTGCTGGCCCAGCGAGTCAAGTGACTTCGCGTCGGCGAAAGCGCGTTCCGCCGCGCGCGCCGCGATGTCCGCGGACGACAGGGCGGCGTACTCCGGCGAGCCGATGCGTTCGGTGAACTGGCCGACACCGACGATGATCGGGGTCGAGGGCGAGATTGACATGTGCAGGTCTCCATCCTCGGGGGTGTACTTAGTGATGCTAAACAATGGCCGGGCTCGCATCCGGGCTCAGGTCTGCAAAGCGTCACGAAACGGTGCAAGAATGGGGCCATGACACAGCAGATCGTCGTTCACCCGCTTGCCACGCCGCCGCAACAGGCGTGCACTTCGCCCACGTGGTTTGTCGACTCGGATGCGCCAGAAGTCGTCGAGTACGCCGCCGCGGTGATCAACGAGGCAGGAGCCGGCTCGAGCCGGGAGAAGGCGGTGGCGCTGTTCAACGCGGTGCGGGACGGCTGGCGTTACGACCCCTACAACGTGTCCTACGATCCGGCGGACTTTCGCGCAAGCACCGTGTTGAAAAGCAAATCTAACTGGTGCGTTCCGAAGTCTGTCCTTCTCACCGCATTGTGCCGATCCGCCGGAATCCCTGCCGGGCTGGGTTTTGCCGACGTACGCAACCACCTGCAGAGCGCCAAACTGTTGGAAAAGATGGGCACTGATCTGTTTGTCTACCATGGCTATTCGGTGATCTGGATCGACGGCGCCTGGCGTAAAGCCAGCTCGGCGTTCAACAGGGAACTATGCGAGCGCTTCGGGACGAAGGTCCTCGAGTTCAACGGACACGACGACGCGCTGATGCACGGATACGACGAATCAGGCAACCGGCACATGGAGTACGTCAACTACCACGGCGATTTCACCGATCTTCCGCTTGATGACATGTTCGTCGCCTTTGAGCAGGCATATGGGACGGCGTTCAAGGATGTTTCAACCGCTGAGGTCGTGGACGAGGCGTTCAGCTCCTGACGTCACGTTGAGCGCGACCCTCGCCACGGTGCTGTTCGGGCTGCTACCTTTCGCAAAAGGTTCATAACGCACAACAGCTGGAGGCGGAATATGGAGCTAGCAGGTCGGATTGCGGTCGTTACCGGTGCCGGAGATGGCATGGGCCGGCAGTTGGTACATCAGTTAATGGCATCCGGCGCGCACGTCGCCGCAATCGATATCTCGGAATCGGGTCTTGCAGACACCAAGGCAACCGCGGTCGCGGACGGCGTACGTCTGACTACACACGTCGTGGACGTCGCGGACGAGCAGCAGCTGATTGGAGCGGCCGCCGACATCCGCGCGCAACATCAGACCGACCACATTCATCTGCTCTTCAACAATGCCGGTATCGGTGGCGGTGGTAGCTTTTTCACGGACGATCGGGCGACGTGGGAACGGACCTTCAATATCGACTGGGGCGGCGTCTACCTCGGCGTACGTACATTTCTCCCGCTGTTGGTGGCCGCCGACCAGGCGCGGATCGTCAATACCTCGAGTGTCAATGGATTCTGGGCCAGTCTCGGGCCGCGTTCACCGCACACGTCGTACTCGGCCGCGAAGTTCGCCGTCAAGGGCTTCACCGAAGCGCTCATCACGGATCTACGCAACAACGCGCCGCACGTCACCTGTGCAGTGGTGATGCCCGGACATATAGGGACCGGGATCGTCGCTAACTCGCGCAAGATCTTCACCGGTAATTCGTCCGACCAGCTGTCCGCTGTCGAATTGGCGGGGGCGCGGGCACGCATGGCCACGGCGGGTGTCGACGTCGATCGTCTCTCCGATGACGACATCCAGCAGTTCGTCGATGAACAGGCGCGGCACTTTGCCGAGAAGGCGCCCACAACCGCGGCTCAGGCAGCGCGCATCATTCTCGACGGCGTACGCGCGGATCAGTGGCGGATCCTCGTTGGAGACGACGCGCACGAACTCGACCGGCGGGTGCGTAGCGACCCCGAGAGCGCTTACACCGTCGAGTTCTACGACTCCTTCACCTCCGAGGTCGGCTGGGGCCTTGGCGGCTTGTAGCTAGATCAGGGCGCGCCGAGAAACGCTGTCACGTGCTCGGCGACGACCTCTGGTTGTTCTACTTGCAGGAAATGTCCCGCGTTGGGCACGACGATGCGACGTAGACCGGCCGGGAACGATGCGTCCATCCCTTCGCTGACCTCGGGTCCGATGCAGCCGTCGTCGGCGCCATGCAGGTAGAGCGTTGGGACCGTGATCGGGCCGGCCGATTCTGCCTGCCGGGCAGCCCATTCGGGATGGTCGGGCGTGGGGGAGAAGGTCTGACGGTAGTAGGCCAGCGTATTTGTCAGGACTCCGTCGCCGGCGAACATGTGCTTTAAAGCGGCGCGCTCGGCGGCCGGTGCGTCGTACCCCGGGGACCATTCTGCCCAAAGCCGGTCGATGAATACGAAGTCTTCGTGCTGGACGGCGAGCTCGGCGAACGGCATCTGGAAGAAGAACATGTACCAGCTGCGGCGCTGCTGCTCAGCGTTC
The sequence above is drawn from the Antricoccus suffuscus genome and encodes:
- a CDS encoding amidohydrolase; translation: MLESTPTIYRARQIIAQTTRGPEPDAFAVTAEQIVATGTVAELADRYPAAEIVDFGDTVIVPGFHDAHAHLAMTAEDVLHLDLSHQAVATVDGLLAAIAREAAQTPAGQWIRGSRYDDQKTGALSRDALDKVAPDHPVLVTQVAAHWGVVNSAALARLGIDESTADPEGGSYDRFPDGRLNGRLVERALMNVALPADANVGSNIPASSPLDLQRGVVRASQAWNAAGLTSVCDALVRPDDIAMFSAVRSAGELTLRLGMLVTIEHYDKVAALGLASGFGDDWLRLIGIKMFVDGAIGGRTCLLSEPFRDGSGTPVQTTPTNKLMADVARVHDAGMRVGVHANGDAAIRIVLDAVEAAQKATPRPGLRHRIEHCSLIDDEILARMKALEMIAVPFAGYAAYHGGALNAWYGEDRVDRMFAHRSFLDAGVTVAASSDYPCGPIEPLLGLQSLVTRAGADDGVVVGEKQRISAAEALRVFTLESAEACGDAGRKGRIEPGYLADFVVLDDNPLTADPAGISSIGVRATYVGGRAVYTA
- a CDS encoding enoyl-CoA hydratase-related protein, giving the protein MSISPSTPIIVGVGQFTERIGSPEYAALSSADIAARAAERAFADAKSLDSLGQHVDAIATTRTFEDSTPRRAQPFGKTDNFPRSVASRLGIAPRVAVLEKAGGNTPQQLVTEFAERLSTGEFRMVLLAGGENISTARWLQKSGESADWSETVEGSVENRGMGMTGLAYRYNMSHGVVGAPPSYALCETARRGRLGQAPDEYLAEMGRLFAPFTEVAAANPYSSSDVTASTPNELTTVGERNRMIASPYPLRLVARDQVNQGAAVVLTTVGTARELGIAESQWIYLHGHAAVAERELMQRQDLGRYPAAVLACEEALRQSGITIDEVTYFDFYSCFPVAVSSVAIDGLGLSADDPRGLTLTGGLPYFGGPGNNYSMHAICTAVERTRQDPGSYGFVGANGGYLSKYAVGIYSSKPAEFVASDNARLQKVVDGWDAPAREERPDGWATIETYTVVYSKTGPDFAVVVGRTAGGNRFLARTDAGDSDTVAQVVADDALGKKVFVRHTSRGNRFAFTEERIEQLLPRRTPAFRESYEYAIVERDGHLLQVTINRPEVRNSLHPMASDELAEIWDAFEADPDLWVAILTGAGTAAFSSGNDLKYTAAGNERWLPLTGFGGITARARTKPVIAAVNGFAMGGGTEMALACDIVVADETASFALSEVRVGLVAAAGGLVRLPRQIPKKVAAEHILTGRAILAADALRLGLVNRVMPAGAAVQGAREIAEEILAVSPTSVRISMRVMAEADEYPSEAAAMAAPAAYMDDLMTTEDYLEGPKAFAEKRPPVWKNR
- a CDS encoding transglutaminase-like domain-containing protein, with product MTQQIVVHPLATPPQQACTSPTWFVDSDAPEVVEYAAAVINEAGAGSSREKAVALFNAVRDGWRYDPYNVSYDPADFRASTVLKSKSNWCVPKSVLLTALCRSAGIPAGLGFADVRNHLQSAKLLEKMGTDLFVYHGYSVIWIDGAWRKASSAFNRELCERFGTKVLEFNGHDDALMHGYDESGNRHMEYVNYHGDFTDLPLDDMFVAFEQAYGTAFKDVSTAEVVDEAFSS
- a CDS encoding SDR family NAD(P)-dependent oxidoreductase, with the protein product MELAGRIAVVTGAGDGMGRQLVHQLMASGAHVAAIDISESGLADTKATAVADGVRLTTHVVDVADEQQLIGAAADIRAQHQTDHIHLLFNNAGIGGGGSFFTDDRATWERTFNIDWGGVYLGVRTFLPLLVAADQARIVNTSSVNGFWASLGPRSPHTSYSAAKFAVKGFTEALITDLRNNAPHVTCAVVMPGHIGTGIVANSRKIFTGNSSDQLSAVELAGARARMATAGVDVDRLSDDDIQQFVDEQARHFAEKAPTTAAQAARIILDGVRADQWRILVGDDAHELDRRVRSDPESAYTVEFYDSFTSEVGWGLGGL
- a CDS encoding alpha/beta fold hydrolase, translated to METTERTIEANGIAFSVIEAGDGPLALLLHGFPDHNRSWIPLITSLADAGWHAVAPAMRGYSPTGPAPDGCYQAWALGSDAVALIEALGHDSAVLIGHDWGASAAYAATRQAPERVSKLVTMSVPHGPQLGKSFVTNAEQQRRSWYMFFFQMPFAELAVQHEDFVFIDRLWAEWSPGYDAPAAERAALKHMFAGDGVLTNTLAYYRQTFSPTPDHPEWAARQAESAGPITVPTLYLHGADDGCIGPEVSEGMDASFPAGLRRIVVPNAGHFLQVEQPEVVAEHVTAFLGAP